One window of Corynebacterium sp. P3-F1 genomic DNA carries:
- a CDS encoding alpha-(1->6)-mannopyranosyltransferase A, producing the protein MKRHVSPTTAVRLGIIGSALLAVGSFGAGATRNRGGMLDHLGLEFLAYGHARGLFNIALVVGLFLLVAGWVAVGRHIVPEREGPADSAAAVVADRLSYARSALWSSAAPLLLATPLMSRDVYSYLMQGAMVRDGFDPYSEGAAVNPGPYLLEVSHDWRNTTTPYGPLHLWIGNGVTSFVGENVMAGIICYKFISLAGFAAIAWAIPRIARRLGGDPALALWLGVANPVMLIHMVGGMHNESVMVGLVSLGLLACLNRRFVLGTVAAGVAVSLKATAAVTLPFIVWMAAHHYAPDAARHARRVGAFLVSGFAVVAVAVVSVAAVTVASGTSWGWLEQISGNSKVVNPLSGATLAADAITPFIQLFDEEFPYNVVLSATRTAGSVLMLVGLVVMWWLFRQTERRNIMGMALAYMVAFVFNAVTLPWYFASALSVAGTFNPPRWMTRLAVGVSVIVALAFSGSGNHNFYNGAWMLVAVVVGWCAAAYVLPRTPGADGGGETRTARTPSPARA; encoded by the coding sequence TAGGACTCGAGTTTCTCGCGTACGGCCACGCACGCGGTCTGTTCAACATCGCTCTAGTTGTGGGCTTGTTTCTTCTCGTGGCCGGGTGGGTTGCCGTCGGGCGCCACATCGTGCCCGAGAGAGAAGGCCCAGCCGACTCCGCCGCCGCTGTCGTTGCGGATCGTCTGAGCTACGCCCGATCCGCACTGTGGTCCTCCGCTGCCCCGCTGCTGCTCGCCACACCACTCATGTCGCGGGACGTGTACTCCTACCTCATGCAGGGTGCCATGGTCCGCGACGGATTCGATCCGTATTCCGAGGGCGCCGCTGTGAATCCCGGGCCGTATCTGCTGGAGGTCTCCCACGATTGGCGCAACACAACCACCCCGTACGGCCCCCTGCACCTGTGGATCGGCAACGGAGTGACCAGCTTCGTCGGCGAGAACGTGATGGCTGGCATCATCTGCTACAAATTCATTTCCCTGGCAGGGTTCGCAGCCATCGCGTGGGCGATTCCACGGATTGCGCGGCGGCTCGGCGGCGATCCCGCGCTTGCACTGTGGCTCGGCGTGGCCAACCCCGTCATGCTCATCCACATGGTTGGCGGCATGCACAATGAATCGGTGATGGTCGGCTTGGTCAGCCTCGGTCTGTTGGCATGCCTGAACCGCCGTTTCGTGCTTGGAACAGTCGCCGCCGGTGTCGCTGTGTCCCTCAAGGCGACCGCCGCAGTGACCTTGCCGTTCATCGTGTGGATGGCCGCGCACCACTACGCACCTGATGCCGCACGCCACGCCCGGCGGGTGGGAGCTTTCCTCGTGTCCGGTTTCGCTGTGGTCGCGGTCGCGGTCGTTTCCGTTGCAGCCGTGACGGTCGCCTCGGGCACATCGTGGGGGTGGCTGGAGCAGATCTCCGGCAATTCGAAGGTTGTCAACCCACTGTCGGGGGCAACACTTGCAGCCGACGCCATCACGCCGTTCATCCAGCTTTTCGACGAAGAATTCCCCTACAACGTTGTCCTCAGTGCAACGAGAACGGCGGGCTCTGTGCTCATGCTCGTTGGTCTCGTCGTCATGTGGTGGTTGTTCCGGCAGACTGAGCGCCGCAACATCATGGGAATGGCTTTGGCCTACATGGTCGCGTTCGTGTTCAATGCGGTGACGTTGCCCTGGTACTTCGCTTCCGCACTCTCCGTGGCGGGCACATTCAATCCCCCGCGGTGGATGACACGCCTAGCCGTTGGTGTGTCCGTCATCGTTGCGCTGGCGTTCAGCGGCAGCGGCAACCACAACTTCTACAACGGCGCGTGGATGCTCGTGGCTGTTGTCGTTGGATGGTGCGCCGCAGCCTACGTGCTGCCGCGGACACCCGGCGCCGATGGCGGCGGTGAAACGCGGACGGCTAGAACGCCATCGCCTGCGCGCGCCTGA
- a CDS encoding Rv2175c family DNA-binding protein, with product MSFTEHDTNARDIDALLNGEELLTFPEVAERLGVPVTKVHDYVNAGKLVSHKQGSTRVIPELLLDEGKDLSKFIAGAITVLLDGGFNQDEILIYLFTEDESLPGRPIDALHGHGAREVIRRAQAMAF from the coding sequence GTGAGTTTTACAGAGCACGACACCAACGCCCGTGACATCGACGCGCTGTTGAACGGCGAAGAGCTGTTGACGTTTCCTGAGGTAGCTGAGCGCCTCGGTGTCCCCGTGACCAAGGTGCACGACTACGTCAACGCCGGCAAGCTCGTGTCCCACAAACAGGGCAGCACGAGAGTGATCCCCGAGCTGTTGCTCGATGAGGGCAAGGACCTATCCAAGTTCATCGCGGGTGCCATCACCGTGCTTCTCGACGGTGGCTTCAACCAGGACGAGATCCTGATCTACTTGTTCACCGAGGACGAGAGTTTGCCGGGCCGGCCAATCGATGCGCTGCACGGTCACGGCGCGCGCGAAGTGATCAGGCGCGCGCAGGCGATGGCGTTCTAG
- a CDS encoding protein kinase, producing MTHLAAGDVLEDRYLIDRPIARGGMSTVYRCLDTRLGREVAAKVMDERYVHDDVFLDRFAREARAMAQLSHPNLVNVYDFSAAGEDVFLIMELITGGTLRELLAERGPMPPHAAAAVMRATLTGLSVAHRRGLVHRDIKPDNILINGDNTVKLADFGLVRAADDAHHSTDQIVGTVAYLSPEQVDGSEITQASDVYSAGIVLFELLTGTVPFDGDTSLSHALVRLRLDVPAPSSRMPGIPKLFDELVATATARDPRERFTDADEFLAALDDVAFELGLPDFTVPAPTQSAANRVAAIPTSVTQMDAPATHRQPEQPNRAAREAEPASPYRYPAAPAPTHAPVVVPVAPVPAPAPYEPHVPPLDRDKILERSLDHPEPELPPVETNRSGVAVVVALLLIATATAAVAVGGWWFGSGAYGEIPEILRMPE from the coding sequence ATGACTCACCTCGCAGCCGGCGATGTGCTGGAAGACCGGTATCTCATCGACCGCCCCATTGCGCGCGGCGGCATGTCAACCGTGTACCGCTGCCTGGACACACGCCTGGGACGCGAGGTGGCCGCAAAGGTCATGGACGAACGCTACGTCCACGACGACGTCTTCCTGGACCGATTCGCCCGCGAGGCCCGCGCAATGGCGCAGCTCAGCCACCCGAATCTGGTCAATGTGTACGATTTCTCTGCCGCAGGCGAGGACGTGTTCCTCATCATGGAGCTCATCACTGGGGGCACGTTGCGGGAGCTGCTCGCCGAGCGCGGCCCGATGCCGCCCCATGCGGCCGCCGCCGTCATGCGCGCGACGCTGACAGGCCTGTCCGTCGCCCACCGCCGCGGCCTCGTGCACCGCGACATCAAACCGGACAACATTCTCATCAACGGCGACAACACAGTGAAGCTCGCCGACTTCGGCCTCGTCCGCGCCGCTGATGACGCGCATCATTCAACCGACCAGATCGTTGGAACCGTCGCGTACCTCTCCCCAGAGCAGGTCGACGGGAGCGAGATCACCCAGGCGTCTGACGTGTACTCTGCCGGAATCGTCTTGTTTGAGCTGCTCACCGGAACTGTTCCGTTCGACGGGGACACATCGCTCTCTCACGCGCTTGTGCGCCTTCGCCTCGATGTCCCCGCGCCGTCCTCACGCATGCCGGGCATACCCAAGCTTTTCGACGAGCTCGTGGCCACCGCCACCGCCCGCGATCCCCGCGAACGTTTCACGGATGCCGACGAATTCCTGGCTGCGCTCGACGACGTGGCGTTCGAGCTAGGGCTTCCGGATTTCACTGTCCCCGCCCCCACCCAGTCGGCGGCGAACCGGGTAGCGGCGATCCCCACCAGCGTGACTCAGATGGATGCTCCGGCAACGCACCGCCAGCCTGAGCAGCCAAACAGGGCCGCGAGAGAAGCAGAACCTGCTTCCCCGTACCGGTACCCGGCGGCCCCTGCACCGACTCATGCCCCGGTAGTGGTCCCGGTGGCCCCGGTCCCAGCACCGGCACCGTACGAACCCCATGTGCCCCCGTTGGATCGGGACAAGATCCTCGAGAGAAGCCTCGACCATCCGGAACCTGAGCTTCCCCCGGTGGAGACTAACCGCTCAGGTGTCGCCGTGGTAGTAGCTTTGCTCCTCATAGCAACAGCCACCGCAGCAGTTGCTGTCGGTGGCTGGTGGTTCGGCTCCGGGGCCTACGGTGAGATCCCGGAAATCCTTCGGATGCCGGAGTAA
- a CDS encoding class II 3-deoxy-7-phosphoheptulonate synthase, which yields MSWTVDIPKEVLPDLPPLPGDINEAFQDVVSRDAKQQPTWDENASLYVRKILESVPPVVVAPEVHKLKKQLAEVANGEAFLLQGGDCAETFESNTEPHIRANIKTLLQMAVVLTYGASTPVVKLARIAGQYAKPRSSDLDENGLPNYRGDIVNGVEPTEESRRHDPARMVRAYANSSAAMNLVRALTTSGTADLYRVEAWNREFVANSAAGARYEALSREITRSLHFMDACGVNDRELRTSEIYASHEALLVDYERAMLRLAEDEKGETKLYDLSAHQLWIGERTRGLEDFHVNFAALIDNPIGIKLGPSVTPEEAVAYADKLDPNREPGRLTMVARMGHDKVRDVLPGIVDAVERSGHKVVWQSDPMHGNTFTASNGYKTRHFDKIIDEVQGFFEVHRHLGTHPGGIHIELTGEHVTECLGGAQDITDIDLPGRYESACDPRLNTEQALELAFLVAEMLRN from the coding sequence GTGAGTTGGACAGTAGACATCCCCAAAGAAGTGTTGCCCGATCTGCCGCCGCTTCCCGGTGACATCAATGAGGCGTTTCAGGACGTCGTTTCCCGTGATGCGAAGCAGCAGCCGACATGGGATGAGAATGCGTCCCTGTACGTGCGCAAGATCCTTGAGTCGGTTCCGCCTGTCGTGGTGGCGCCCGAGGTACACAAGCTGAAGAAGCAGTTGGCTGAGGTAGCCAACGGTGAGGCGTTCTTGCTGCAGGGTGGTGACTGCGCTGAGACCTTCGAGTCCAACACTGAGCCGCACATTCGCGCCAACATCAAGACGCTGCTGCAGATGGCGGTGGTGCTTACCTACGGTGCATCCACCCCTGTGGTGAAGCTCGCCCGCATTGCCGGACAGTACGCCAAGCCGCGCTCTTCCGACCTGGATGAGAACGGTCTGCCGAATTACCGCGGCGATATTGTCAACGGTGTGGAGCCCACCGAGGAGTCCCGCCGCCACGACCCGGCCCGCATGGTCCGTGCGTACGCGAACTCATCGGCAGCAATGAACTTGGTGCGTGCCCTGACCACGTCGGGTACGGCCGACCTGTACCGCGTCGAGGCGTGGAACCGCGAGTTCGTGGCCAACTCCGCTGCCGGTGCACGCTACGAGGCCCTCTCGCGCGAAATCACCCGCTCCCTGCACTTCATGGATGCATGTGGAGTCAACGACCGTGAGCTGCGAACCTCCGAAATCTACGCGTCTCACGAGGCACTGCTCGTGGACTACGAGCGTGCTATGCTGCGCCTGGCGGAGGACGAGAAGGGAGAGACTAAGCTCTACGACCTGTCCGCGCACCAGCTGTGGATCGGTGAGCGCACCCGCGGGCTGGAGGACTTCCACGTCAACTTCGCGGCTTTGATCGACAACCCGATCGGCATCAAGCTCGGACCTTCGGTGACTCCGGAAGAAGCTGTTGCGTACGCCGACAAGCTGGACCCGAACCGTGAGCCCGGCCGTCTCACCATGGTGGCCCGAATGGGGCACGATAAGGTCCGCGACGTGTTGCCGGGCATTGTCGACGCTGTCGAACGTTCCGGCCATAAGGTCGTGTGGCAGTCCGACCCGATGCACGGCAACACCTTCACCGCGTCCAACGGGTACAAGACCCGCCACTTCGACAAGATCATTGACGAGGTCCAGGGCTTCTTCGAGGTACACCGTCACTTGGGTACCCACCCAGGCGGCATCCACATCGAGTTGACCGGCGAGCACGTTACCGAGTGCCTCGGCGGCGCGCAGGACATCACCGACATCGATCTCCCGGGCCGCTACGAGTCCGCCTGCGACCCGCGCCTGAACACCGAGCAAGCTCTGGAGTTGGCGTTCCTCGTCGCGGAGATGCTCCGCAACTAG
- a CDS encoding polyadenylate-specific 3'-exoribonuclease AS produces MRYFYDTEFIEDGATIELISIGIVAEDGREYYAVSTDFDASRANPWVRENVLEKLPNPQRPEWKPKQTIREEVFAFLTATDSKPELWAWVGAYDHVVLAQLWGDMAKLPKEMPRYTRELRQYWDMAGRPTLPPAPQGNHDALVDARHNLLKFRICSRSLPLDRRGHATVRHQ; encoded by the coding sequence GTGAGGTACTTCTACGACACCGAGTTCATCGAGGACGGGGCGACCATCGAGCTGATCTCGATCGGCATCGTCGCGGAAGACGGACGCGAGTACTACGCAGTGTCCACCGACTTCGACGCATCCCGCGCGAATCCGTGGGTGCGGGAGAACGTTCTAGAGAAGTTGCCTAACCCGCAACGCCCCGAATGGAAACCGAAGCAGACCATTCGCGAGGAGGTCTTCGCGTTCCTTACCGCCACGGACTCGAAGCCGGAATTGTGGGCGTGGGTTGGGGCCTATGATCATGTCGTGTTGGCGCAGCTCTGGGGGGATATGGCCAAATTACCCAAGGAGATGCCCCGCTACACGCGTGAGCTGCGGCAATATTGGGACATGGCCGGACGCCCCACGCTGCCCCCGGCACCCCAAGGCAACCACGATGCACTGGTGGATGCCCGCCATAACCTCCTTAAATTCAGGATCTGCTCGCGTTCCTTGCCTCTAGATCGGCGCGGTCACGCCACTGTCCGGCACCAATGA
- a CDS encoding 1-acyl-sn-glycerol-3-phosphate acyltransferase: MNNKWYKFFKYILIGPWLRVWNRPETEGLGNIPPEGTPALMVSNHQAVMDSFYFPLVCPRQLVHPAKKEYFTSPGISGAIQKFFMTSVGQVPIDRDAKDAGDNLVKVTQEVFDNGDLFCIYPEGTRSPDGRIYRGKTGMARVAMNSGVPCIPVAMIGTRNANPIGTWIPRPAKVRVKIGQPVDPHQWARDHGYNPNDSAVWRPFTDFFIQQLVELSGYDHVDAYAADVKKSLEAGNGYPEGTEPDWQKMQ, from the coding sequence ATGAACAACAAGTGGTACAAGTTTTTCAAGTACATCCTGATCGGGCCGTGGCTGCGGGTCTGGAACAGGCCTGAGACTGAAGGCCTGGGGAACATCCCCCCGGAGGGGACACCGGCGCTCATGGTGTCAAACCACCAGGCCGTGATGGATTCCTTCTACTTCCCGCTGGTTTGTCCGCGTCAGCTCGTGCACCCCGCGAAGAAGGAGTACTTCACCTCCCCGGGCATCTCCGGCGCCATCCAGAAATTCTTCATGACGTCTGTGGGGCAGGTGCCCATCGACCGTGATGCCAAGGACGCGGGAGACAACCTCGTTAAAGTGACACAAGAGGTCTTCGACAACGGGGACTTGTTCTGCATCTACCCGGAGGGCACGCGCTCCCCGGACGGCCGTATTTACAGGGGCAAGACCGGCATGGCCCGCGTAGCTATGAACTCCGGTGTTCCGTGCATTCCGGTCGCCATGATCGGCACCCGCAACGCCAACCCGATCGGTACATGGATTCCACGCCCCGCCAAGGTGCGTGTCAAGATCGGCCAACCCGTCGATCCGCACCAGTGGGCACGCGACCACGGCTACAATCCGAACGATTCCGCCGTCTGGCGCCCGTTCACTGACTTCTTCATCCAGCAGCTCGTCGAGCTGTCCGGCTACGACCACGTCGACGCGTACGCCGCCGACGTGAAGAAATCGCTCGAGGCGGGAAACGGCTACCCGGAGGGCACGGAGCCTGACTGGCAGAAAATGCAGTGA
- a CDS encoding ROK family protein, whose translation MPTQDSAAPLTIGFDIGGTNTRAGVVDCNGTVMDTVSTHTPEDEDGLVHAIVELVEQLRRIHPVAAVGVAVAGFLDPACEVVRFAPHLPWRDNEPVRDILQQELELPVRLEHDANSAAWGEYRFGAAKDVDTWVLFAVGTGIGATLMHHGEIYRGSFGTAPEFGHLTVVPGGRACSCGKRGCLERYASGTALVDTAVEIAERGGFESCGLYRRVVDKRASGNDVVSAARSGDALALATMDHFATWLGQGLSIVCDVMDPELIVLGGGVSQDADLFLDNACAGMNAGAVGAGFRPTPRLQTAELGAQAGMIGVADLARDLV comes from the coding sequence ATGCCTACGCAAGACAGTGCCGCTCCACTCACCATCGGCTTCGACATCGGCGGTACGAACACCCGTGCGGGCGTAGTCGACTGCAATGGCACTGTCATGGACACAGTGTCCACCCACACGCCTGAGGACGAGGATGGCCTTGTCCACGCCATCGTTGAACTCGTGGAGCAGTTGCGCCGCATTCACCCCGTCGCGGCAGTGGGGGTTGCAGTTGCCGGTTTTCTGGATCCGGCGTGCGAAGTGGTTCGTTTCGCTCCGCATCTGCCCTGGCGCGACAATGAGCCGGTCCGTGACATTCTCCAGCAGGAACTCGAGTTACCCGTCCGGCTGGAGCACGACGCCAATTCGGCGGCGTGGGGTGAATACCGCTTCGGCGCCGCGAAAGACGTTGACACGTGGGTACTGTTTGCCGTCGGCACCGGCATCGGCGCCACACTCATGCACCACGGGGAAATCTACCGGGGATCCTTTGGAACCGCGCCTGAATTCGGTCACCTCACGGTAGTGCCCGGCGGGCGCGCTTGCTCCTGCGGCAAACGCGGCTGCTTGGAACGGTACGCGTCAGGTACCGCACTGGTGGATACGGCAGTGGAGATCGCGGAACGGGGCGGGTTTGAAAGTTGCGGGCTCTACCGGCGCGTCGTGGATAAGCGTGCATCCGGAAACGATGTCGTGTCTGCTGCCCGTTCCGGCGACGCGCTGGCGCTGGCGACGATGGATCACTTTGCCACGTGGCTCGGGCAAGGCCTGTCCATTGTGTGCGACGTGATGGACCCGGAGCTCATCGTCCTCGGCGGGGGAGTGAGCCAAGATGCGGATTTGTTCCTGGACAACGCCTGCGCTGGCATGAATGCGGGTGCCGTCGGAGCAGGATTCCGTCCCACGCCGCGCCTGCAAACCGCTGAGCTCGGTGCGCAGGCAGGTATGATTGGCGTTGCTGATTTGGCCCGAGACCTGGTTTAG
- a CDS encoding glycosyltransferase family 4 protein — MTTLLVTNDFPPTVGGIQSYLRDFTGEIVRLLGPESLVVFASTQDKQGSALFDATVPFPVHRWPSTVMLPTPATVRRMSALIREHDIRTVWFGASAPLAVMAPAARRAGAARIVATTHGHEVGWSMLPGARQVLRRIGASADTVTYVSEFTFNRFHRAFGSHPEFVHLPSGVDIDFFRPATDGQRAAARRRNNLGVGPLVVVASRLVPRKGQDRLIECWPTVRDAVPGAKLAVVGQGSYGKYLRRLAARHGVEEDVCFLGRLPREEMRDVVAAADVMAMPARTRGGGLDVEGLGIVYLEAQACGVPVIAGNSGGAPETVTDDTGIVVDGQDHEEIARAVITLLGDPGRRKAMAEAGCAMVRERFSWPVLGSRLAECLQPAGAG, encoded by the coding sequence ACGAATGATTTCCCGCCCACTGTCGGCGGGATTCAGTCGTATCTGCGGGATTTCACCGGTGAAATAGTGCGGCTCCTTGGGCCTGAGTCTCTCGTCGTCTTCGCGTCCACCCAAGACAAGCAGGGGTCCGCGCTTTTCGACGCCACGGTTCCATTTCCCGTCCACCGCTGGCCCTCCACAGTGATGCTGCCTACCCCCGCGACTGTCCGCCGCATGAGTGCTTTGATCCGTGAGCACGACATCAGAACTGTGTGGTTCGGCGCATCGGCTCCTTTGGCTGTGATGGCTCCTGCTGCGCGGCGGGCGGGAGCCGCACGGATCGTTGCCACGACTCACGGGCACGAAGTCGGCTGGTCTATGTTGCCTGGAGCGCGGCAGGTGCTGCGGCGTATCGGTGCTTCCGCCGACACGGTGACATACGTCTCCGAGTTCACTTTCAACCGTTTCCACAGGGCATTCGGGAGCCACCCGGAATTCGTGCACCTGCCGTCCGGCGTGGACATCGATTTCTTCCGTCCTGCGACTGACGGTCAGCGAGCCGCCGCGCGGAGACGAAACAATCTCGGGGTGGGACCATTGGTCGTCGTTGCATCTCGTCTGGTTCCGCGGAAAGGGCAGGACCGGTTGATTGAGTGCTGGCCGACGGTACGCGACGCTGTCCCCGGCGCCAAGCTCGCTGTGGTGGGGCAGGGAAGCTACGGCAAATACCTGAGGCGACTTGCCGCGCGCCACGGTGTCGAGGAAGACGTGTGCTTCCTCGGACGCTTACCGCGGGAAGAGATGCGCGATGTAGTTGCTGCTGCCGATGTCATGGCCATGCCAGCCCGGACCCGCGGCGGCGGATTGGACGTTGAAGGATTGGGCATTGTCTACCTCGAGGCGCAGGCGTGCGGTGTCCCGGTGATAGCGGGGAATTCTGGGGGTGCGCCAGAGACAGTCACCGACGACACAGGCATCGTCGTGGATGGGCAAGACCACGAGGAGATCGCCCGGGCTGTGATTACGCTGCTGGGGGACCCCGGCCGTCGAAAAGCGATGGCCGAAGCGGGGTGCGCAATGGTGCGCGAGCGGTTCTCCTGGCCTGTATTGGGAAGCCGCTTGGCTGAATGTCTTCAGCCCGCTGGTGCTGGGTGA